From one Psilocybe cubensis strain MGC-MH-2018 chromosome 13, whole genome shotgun sequence genomic stretch:
- a CDS encoding Chromatin structure-remodeling complex subunit RSC7, whose translation MKSAVPKIVIRPRASSARNAATPSAAATPTSEAGSAHEEDGEDVEHDESNAMDVDQENLDDDAGSGSEDQAENDSVSGRAATRPRGRPKGKGKAVSSGTSTPRARGRGRGRGRGRGRGGNSLLIRLPKRNDDDTDADEGEDADVEGADAVDDNDAEKEAPIGGGKPFRKIHGEVYVIDGDEFITPDNPKGDEKIDKFGNLLGGRRFKAATFILPNRHPQRMYMLAIDAARTSGFRDSLYYFRRNPLAFKLNATQPEKDYLIAEGKLGSHLRTRSVTLVTARSAFKLHGSKMVIDGRWVTDDYDEEKVLEELAERGAKPGDLVGELPDPNAGHHNNELSALNASATGASSNKNERGGGGGGIYRAGGPTTLFGGSGWGPYSDGPLNAVRKSLLSRDGVDEENWMLMMAKRVSEANEDWTKQRKENLKVVEGVDGLVMGGALLPPSGPTQLPDVSKKWKEEEEDGDETGETNDGNVTITDAAMPNSKKRKVMFEDNTPVVGVYEPHGNLIHYRSDTQPTRCRWEALPDSATKRRVIGGTKVGNGAWALAWVDTVMEFPDPSSELTTPEAQYREKLIKEVEASGEMPIDLT comes from the exons ATGAAATCAGCTGTCCCAAAAATTGTCATCCGACCACGAGCATCTTCGGCACGCAATGCAGCTACGCCTTCAGCTGCTGCTACACCAACGAGCGAAGCAGGCTCCGCCCATGAAGAAGATGGGGAAGATGTAGAACACGACGAATCCAACGCAATGGATGTCGACCAGGAGAATCTGGACGACGATGCAGGCTCAGGGTCTGAAGACCAAGCCGAAAATGATAGTGTCTCAGGTCGTGCCGCTACCCGACCAAGAGGCAGGccgaaagggaaagggaaggccGTTAGCAGTGGAACAAGTACTCCTCGTGCCCGTGGTCGAGGTAGGGGTCGTGGTCGAGGCAGAGGACGAGGCGGAAATTCTCTACTTATCAGGCTACCAAAACGGAACGATGACGACACCGACGCGGATGAAGGAGAGGATGCGGACGTCGAGGGAGCTGATGCAGTTGATGATAACGACGCTGAGAAGGAAGCACCTATCGGGGGAGGGAAACCATTCCGAAAGATTCACGGAGAGGTCTATGTTATCGACGGGGATGAATTCATAACGCCAGATAATCCAAAGGGAGACGAAAAGATTGACAAGTTTGGAAACCTTCTTGGAG GTCGTCGATTTAAAGCAGCTACATTCATTCTTCCCAATCGGCATCCACAGAGAATGTATATGCTTGCCATTGATGCTGCTCGCACATCTGGCTTCAGGGACTCACTATACTACTTCCGTCGCAACCCCCTTGCCTTTAAGCTCAATGCCACGCAACCAGAAAAGGACTACCTCATCGCTGAAGGAAAGCTGGGATCACATCTCCGTACAAGAAGTGTCACCCTCGTTACAGCAAGAAGTGCATTCAAACTACACGGAAGTAAAATGGTCATCG ACGGTAGATGGGTAACGGACGACTACGACGAAGAAAAGGTTCTAGAAGAGCTCGCCGAACGGGGTGCAAAACCCGGAGACCTCGTAGGAGAGCTTCCAGATCCCAACGCAGGGCACCACAACAATGAACTGTCTGCCTTGAACGCCAGTGCAACAGGTGCATCCAGCAACAAAAACGAACgtggcggtggcggtggcggcaTCTACCGTGCTGGCGGGCCAACCACCTTGTTTGGCGGAAGTGGATGGGGTCCGTACAGTGATGGACCGTTGAACGCTGTCCGGAAGAGTCTACTATCACGCGACGGCGTGGACGAAGAAAACTGGATGCTAATGATGGCCAAACGGGTTTCCGAAGCAAACGAAGACTGGACAAAGCAGAGGAAAGAGAACCTGAAAGTTGTCGAGGGTGTAGATGGGTTGGTAATGGGAGGTGCATTGCTACCTCCTTCCGGTCCCACTCAACTTCCAGATGTCTccaaaaaatggaaagaagaggaggaagacggaGACGAGACAGGAGAAACAAATGATGGGAATGTAACTATCACGGATGCTGCGATGCCTAATTCAAAGAAGCGGAAAGTGATGTTCGAGGATAACACACCTGTTGTTGGTGTGTATGAGCCTCATGGAAACCTTATACATT ACCGTTCCGATACCCAACCGACTAGGTGTCGGTGGGAAGCTCTGCCTGACTCAGCCACCAAACGACGCGTAATTGGGGGTACCAAAGTGGGCAATGGCGCATGGGCACTGGCATGGGTGGATACCGTGATGGAGTTCCCAGATCCTTCGTCAGAACTCACTACACCTGAAGCGCAATATCGGGAGAAATTGATAAAGGAGGTAGAGGCATCCGGAGAGATGCCAATAGATCTCACGTAA
- a CDS encoding Acyltransferase calJ: protein MAKLTESGKQALDNLFARASQEKKIPGFVFGASNLDGEIYFNATGFKVIDDPNSGEITPDSVYWICSQTKFIVHLAALRLIEQEKLGKETPVSDFFPEFATPVILDDILSPSPSFRPASSPILVKHLLNFSSGLFYPPFPDPTRNLPPAYTNSYKDAEDPFAEFFRLLKGDYPGIPIKFEPGTDFAYGYSADVLGFIVEKIVGKTMEEHLQETIFGPLGMGSSFFRTPKIIEKEITMSYREADGTLVPWNNQLKLIERDPQNDGKISTGIISQETAKELFVPTLTEAGSKSLDLFTRIFPGGQWSVGLAVCSLDWPKRRKRGTAFWSGWAGSYFFIDPDTGISVVFGTQLAPSRDPEVIKLFGQLEETLYAGLEA, encoded by the exons ATGGCCAAATTAACGGAATCTGGGAAACAGGCCTTGGACAACCTTTTT GCTCGAGCGTCCCAGGAGAAGAAAATTCCTGGTTTCGTCTTTGGAGCATCTAATTTAGATGGGGAAATATACTTCAACGCCACGGGATTCAAAGTAATCGATGATCCAAATAGCGGAGAGATAACGCCAGATAGCGTTTACTGGATTTGCAGCCAAACCAAGTTTATTGTACAT CTCGCAGCTCTCAGACTTATCGAACAAGAAAAGCTAGGGAAAGAGACCCCAGTCTCGGATTTCTTCCCGGAATTTGCGACACCCGTCATTTTGGATGATATTCTGTCACCATCCCCTTCTTTCAGGCCAGCGAGTAGCCCCATCCTCGTAAAACATTTGCTGAACTTCTCCAGTGGATTATTCTATCCGCCATTCCCTGACCCAACTAGAAACCTTCCACCTGCTTATACGAATAGCTACAAGGATGCTGAGGATCCATTTGCAGAATTCTTCAGGCTTTTGAAG GGAGACTACCCCGGAATTCCCATTAAATTTGAGCCTGGAACTGACT TTGCATACGGATACAGCGCTGACGTTCTCGGCTTCATCGTTGAAAAAATTGTAGGAAAAACTATGGAAGAGCACCT TCAAGAGACTATCTTTGGACCTCTGGGAATGGGCTCGTCGTTCTTTCGCACCCCCAAAATCATTGAGAAGGAAATTACAATGTCATATCGCGAGGCTGACGGAACTCTCGTGCCCTGGAATAACCAACTTAAGCTTATTGAGCGGGATCCACAGAACG ATGGAAAAATCTCTACAGGCATCATCAGTCAAGAAACTGCAAAAGAGCTCTTCGTACCTACTTTGACTGAAGCCGGTTCGAAGAGTCTGGATCTCTTCACTAGAATCTTTCCCGGAGGTCAATGGAGTGTAGGACTTGCGGTCTGCTCTCTTGACTGGCCTAAGCGCCGTAAACGGGGTACAGCATTCT GGTCAGGTTGGGCGGGATCGTATTTCTTCATTGACCCGGATACTGGCATTTCAGTCGTTTTTGGAACACAACTTGCGCCGAGTCGCGATCCGGAAGTTATTAAGTTATTTGGGCAGTTGGAGGAAACTCTCTATGCTGGATTGGAGGCATGA
- a CDS encoding Exoglucanase 1: MFNKAALVAFSLIAMACGQQVGTLTTETHPALPWQKCTTSGGCVTQSSGKVVLDSNWRWLHSTKDTTNCYTGNTWDATLCPDGTTCAANCALDGADYSGTYGITTSGNALTLKFVTSSAQKNIGSRVYLMASDTSYQMFKLLNQEFTFDVDVSNLPCGLNGALYFSQMDADGGMAKYPTNKAGAKYGTGYCDSQCPRDIKFINGVANSVGWTPSSSDVNAGTGQYGTCCNEMDIWEANNNAAAFTPHPCTTGAQSRCEGDACGGSDDRYGSVCDPDGCDFNSYRMGAPNFYGQGKTVDTTKKFTVVTQFITDDGTANGNLKEIRRIYVQNGQVIQNSNVNVPGMSSSYNSITEQFCDDQKAAFGDTTSFQDKGGLAGIGKGMATGMVLVLSVWDDHAVNMLWLDSDYPTTADPSAPGVARGSCPTTSGVPTDIESSEANSSVTFSNIRFGDIGSTFSGSSSTGGGSTSAPAGTSTTRPVGTTTTPAPAATQTKYGQCGGQGWTGPTACASGSSCKVSNPYYSQCL, translated from the exons ATGTTCAACAAAGCCGCTCTCGTCGCTTTCTCTCTCATCGCCATGGCATGTGGTCAGCAGGTCGGCACCCTCACCACGGAGACTCACCCAGCTCTCCCCTGGCAAAAGTGCACAACCAGCGGTGGTTGCGTAACTCAGTCTTCCGGTAAGGTCGTCCTCGACTCCAACTGGCGCTGGCTCCACAGCACCAAGGACACCACCAACTGCTACACTGGCAACACCTGGGACGCGACTCTTTGCCCTGATGGTACCACTTGCGCTGCCAACTGCGCTCTCGACGGTGCTGACTACTCTGGAACTTACGGTATCACCACCAGCGGTAACGCCCTTACTCTCAAATTCGTCACCAGCTCTGCCCAGAAGAACATCGGTTCCCGTGTCTACTTGATGGCCAGTGACACCTCTTACCAGATGTTCAAGCTCCTCAACCAGGAGTTCACCTTCGACGTTGACGTTTCCAACCTTCCCTGCGGTCTCAACGGTGCCCTCTACTTCTCTCAAATGGACGCTGATGGTGGTATGGCCAAGTACCCCACAAACAAGGCCGGCGCTAAGTACGGAACTGGATACTGCGACTCTCAGTGCCCCCGTGACATCAAGTTCATTAACGGTGTT GCCAACTCTGTCGGATGgactccttcctcctctgaCGTGAACGCTGGAACCGGTCAATACGGTACCTGCTGTAACGAGATGGATATCTGGGAAGCCAACAACAACGCTGCTGCCTTCACTCCTCACCCATGCACCACTGGTGCTCAATCTCGCTGCGAAGGTGACGCTTGCGGTGGAAGCGACGACCGCTACGGCAGTGTCTGCGACCCCGACGGTTGTGACTTCAACTCCTACCGCATGGGCGCCCCCAACTTCTACGGTCAGGGCAAGACCGTCGACACCACCAAGAAGTTCACCGTTGTCACCCAATTCATCACCGACGACGGTACCGCCAACGGTAACCTCAAGGAGATCCGCCGCATCTACGTCCAGAACGGCCAGGTCATCCAGAACTCCAACGTCAACGTTCCAGGAATGTCCTCCAGCTACAACTCTATCACCGAGCAGTTCTGCGACGACCAGAAGGCTGCTTTCGGCGACACCACCAGCTTCCAGGACAAGGGTGGACTTGCCGGCATTGGCAAGGGTATGGCTACCGGAATGGTTCTCGTCCTCTCCGTTTGGGATGACCACGCGGTCAACATGCTCTGGCTCGACAGTGACTACCCCACCACCGCTGACCCCTCCGCGCCCGGTGTTGCCCGTGGATCCTGCCCCACCACTTCTGGTGTCCCCACTGACATTGAGAGCTCCGAGGCCAACTCTTCCGTCACTTTCTCCAACATCCGCTTCGGTGACATCGGATCGACCTTCTCCGGCAGCTCTTCCACTGGCGGAGGATCCACCAGTGCTCCTGCtggcaccagcaccaccagGCCCGTTggaaccaccaccactcccgctcccgctgctACCCAGACCAAGTACGGTCAATG CGGTGGCCAAGGCTGGACTGGCCCCACTGCCTGCGCTTCGGGATCTTCTTGCAAGGTCTCCAACCCATACTACAGCCAGTGCCTCTAG
- a CDS encoding Lovastatin esterase, producing the protein MVSLTTSGKKQLDDLVAKIIEEKKIPGFVFGVTSSDEEIYFKTGGYRVLDDPASGPVVPDSIFWLCSQTKLIAHIAVLQLIDLGKLSLDDLVSDYIPELANPVVLDDINVENSGFKPAKTPIRIKHVLNFSSGLFYIPRVGNPTHLSGPYSSKPHNQDNPIGHFLSLIKGDLPGIPLAFEPGESWIYGWGSDIAGFVVEKVTGKSLEQYLQDNVFKPLDINASFYLTPDLKDKLVELCYRRDGNLEPGSKQTEEVVIERDPAKLKLHLGGVGLYSSLQGYLNLLRHLLQIKAGSAQNPILSKKSVDSLFEGALTEAGAKNITWLSSAVDPTVPATPIQWSTGLAVCEADWPGKRKKGSAYWGGWANLSYFIDPTTGVAVVFATQLVPPFDPHVQKYYAELEKTLYLALGN; encoded by the exons ATGGTATCTTTGACCACTAGTGGAAAGAAGCAACTCGACGACCTTGTT GCCAAAATCatcgaggagaagaagataCCGGGCTTTGTTTTCGGGGTCACTTCATCTGACGAAGAGATATACTTTAAGACGGGAGGTTACAGAGTTTTAGATGACCCCGCAAGTGGACCAGTAGTCCCAGACAGCATTTTCTGGTTATGCAGCCAAACGAAACTGATCGCCCAT ATTGCTGTCCTTCAGCTCATTGATCTGGGAAAGCTTTCTTTGGATGACCTTGTGTCGGACTATATACCAGAACTCGCCAACCCAGTGGTTCTAGACGACATCAATGTAGAGAATTCAGGATTCAAGCCTGCGAAGACGCCAATCCGCATCAAACACGTCTTGAACTTTTCGAGCGGGCTATTCTACATCCCTAGAGTAGGGAATCCTACGCATCTATCTGGCCCGTATTCTAGCAAGCCTCATAATCAAGACAACCCCATTGGACATTTCCTTTCTCTCATTAAA GGTGATTTGCCTGGTATCCCTCTGGCTTTCGAACCTGGCGAGAGCT GGATATATGGTTGGGGCTCGGATATAGCAGGATTCGTTGTAGAAAAGGTCACTGGGAAATCCTTGGAACAATACCT CCAAGACAACGTATTCAAGCCATTAGATATAAATGCGTCATTTTATCTCACACCAGACCTTAAAGATAAGCTGGTCGAACTTTGTTACAGACGAGATGGAAACCTAGAGCCCGGCTCCAAACAAACCGAAGAGGTTGTTATTGAGCGCGATCCAGCGAAAT TAAAGTTGCACCTTGGAGGAGTTGGTTTGTATTCGTCACTTCAGGGATATCTCAATCTTTTGAGACATCTCTTACAAATTAAAG CTGGTAGCGCCCAAAATCCGATATTGAGCAAGAAATCCGTCGACTCTCTCTTCGAGGGGGCGTTGACCGAAGCTGGGGCTAAGAATATAACCTGGCTCTCGTCTGCTGTAGATCCTACTGTGCCAGCTACTCCCATTCAGTGGAGCACTGGGCTGGCAGTCTGTGAAGCTGATTGGCCAGGAAAGCGTAAAAAAGGCTCTGCTTACT GGGGAGGATGGGCCAACCTTAGCTACTTCATAGACCCCACTACAGGAGTCGCTGTAGTCTTCGCCACACAGCTTGTCCCTCCATTCGACCCTCATGTACAAAAGTATTACGCAGAGCTGGAGAAAACCCTCTACCTAGCACTCGGAAATTAA